Proteins from one Burkholderia oklahomensis C6786 genomic window:
- the paaN gene encoding phenylacetic acid degradation protein PaaN, with amino-acid sequence MTHPLFTKHEDTLKHALSTIETRGYWSPFAEMPSPKVYGESANADGEAAFKAQFDKPFELDQPASGGTVGAEQSPYGFALGIRYPKSSPDELIDAAAQAQRAWREAGPHAWAGVCLEILARLNRASFEIAYGVMHTTGQAFMMAFQAGGPHAQDRALEAVAYAWQELQRIPADAHWEKPQGKNPPLAMHKRYTIVPRGTGLVLGCCTFPTWNGYPGMFADLATGNTVIVKPHPGAILPLAITVRIARDVLREAGFDPNVVTLLATEGNDGALVQDLALRPEIKLIDFTGSSKNGTWLERNAHQAQVYTEKAGVNQIVLDSVDDLKAAVKNIAFSLALYSGQMCTAPQNIYVPRDGIRTAEGPVSFDDVAQAIAGAVQKLTGDPARSVDLIGALQNEGVATRIDDARKLGRVLADSQALEHPAFKGARVRTPLVLQLDVADRAKYTQEWFGPISFVIATDSTAQSLDLAGSIAAEQGALTLSVYSTDDAVVEAAHEAAVRGGVALSINLTGSVFVNQSAAFSDFHGTGANPAANASLADAAFVANRFRVVQSRHHVAPKSAPAEAGQTA; translated from the coding sequence ATGACCCATCCTCTGTTTACGAAGCATGAAGACACGCTAAAGCACGCGCTCTCCACGATCGAAACGCGCGGCTACTGGAGCCCGTTCGCCGAGATGCCGAGCCCCAAAGTGTACGGGGAAAGCGCCAACGCAGACGGTGAAGCAGCATTCAAAGCCCAGTTCGACAAGCCATTCGAGCTCGACCAGCCCGCCTCGGGCGGAACGGTCGGCGCCGAGCAGTCGCCGTACGGCTTCGCGCTCGGCATCCGCTATCCGAAATCGTCGCCCGACGAGCTGATCGACGCCGCAGCGCAAGCGCAGCGCGCGTGGCGCGAGGCCGGGCCGCACGCCTGGGCCGGCGTGTGCCTCGAAATCCTCGCCCGGCTGAATCGCGCGAGCTTCGAAATCGCGTACGGCGTCATGCACACGACCGGACAGGCGTTCATGATGGCGTTCCAGGCGGGCGGGCCGCATGCGCAGGACCGCGCGCTCGAAGCCGTCGCATACGCGTGGCAGGAACTGCAGCGCATCCCCGCCGATGCGCACTGGGAAAAGCCGCAAGGCAAGAACCCACCGCTCGCGATGCACAAGCGCTACACGATCGTCCCGCGCGGCACGGGCCTCGTGCTCGGCTGCTGCACGTTCCCGACCTGGAACGGCTATCCGGGTATGTTCGCCGACCTCGCCACCGGCAATACGGTCATCGTCAAGCCTCACCCCGGCGCGATCCTGCCGCTCGCGATCACCGTGCGCATCGCGCGCGACGTGCTGCGCGAAGCGGGCTTCGATCCGAACGTCGTCACACTGCTCGCGACCGAAGGGAACGATGGCGCGCTCGTCCAGGATCTTGCGCTCCGTCCGGAAATCAAGCTGATCGACTTCACCGGCAGCTCGAAAAACGGCACCTGGCTCGAACGCAACGCGCATCAGGCGCAGGTGTATACGGAGAAGGCTGGCGTCAACCAGATCGTGCTCGATTCCGTCGACGACCTGAAAGCCGCCGTCAAGAACATCGCATTCTCGCTCGCGCTCTACTCGGGCCAGATGTGTACCGCGCCGCAAAACATCTACGTGCCGCGTGACGGCATCCGCACCGCGGAAGGGCCCGTCAGCTTCGACGACGTCGCACAGGCGATCGCCGGCGCCGTGCAAAAGCTGACGGGCGACCCGGCGCGCTCGGTCGACCTCATCGGCGCGCTTCAGAACGAAGGCGTCGCGACACGCATCGACGACGCGCGCAAGCTCGGCCGCGTGCTCGCCGACAGCCAAGCGCTCGAGCATCCTGCATTCAAGGGCGCGCGCGTGCGTACGCCGCTCGTGCTGCAGCTCGACGTCGCGGATCGGGCGAAGTACACGCAAGAATGGTTCGGCCCGATCTCGTTCGTCATCGCGACCGATTCGACTGCGCAATCGCTCGATCTCGCCGGTTCAATCGCGGCCGAGCAAGGCGCGCTCACGCTCTCCGTCTACAGCACGGACGACGCTGTCGTCGAGGCGGCACACGAAGCGGCGGTGCGCGGTGGAGTCGCGCTGTCGATCAATCTGACGGGCAGCGTGTTCGTCAATCAATCGGCGGCGTTCTCCGATTTTCATGGTACGGGCGCCAATCCGGCCGCGAACGCGTCGCTCGCCGATGCCGCGTTCGTCGCGAACCGCTTCCGCGTCGTGCAGAGCCGACATCATGTTGCGCCGAAATCCGCACCGGCAGAAGCCGGCCAAACGGCATAA
- the pcaF gene encoding 3-oxoadipyl-CoA thiolase, with amino-acid sequence MTDAFICDAIRTPIGRYGGALAPVRADDLGAVPLKALVERNRDVDWAAVDDVIYGCANQAGEDNRNVARMSLLLAGLPLGLPGATINRLCGSGMDAIGVAARAIKAGEAGLMIAGGVESMSRAPFVTGKATSAFSRQAEIFDTTIGWRFVNPLMKQQYGVDSMPETAENVATDYRVSRADQDAFALRSQQKAARAQQDGTLAQEIVPVTIAQRKGEPVVVSRDEHPRETSLDALAKLKGVVRPDGTVTAGNASGVNDGACALLLASEADAQRHGLVPRARVLGIATAGVEPRVMGIGPAPATQKLLARLGMTIGQFDVIELNEAFASQGLAVLRLLGVADDDPRVNPNGGAIALGHPLGASGARLVTTAMYQLHRTNGRYALCTMCIGVGQGIAIAIERV; translated from the coding sequence ATGACCGACGCTTTCATCTGCGACGCAATCCGCACGCCCATCGGCCGCTATGGCGGCGCCCTGGCCCCGGTACGGGCCGACGACCTCGGCGCGGTGCCGCTCAAGGCGCTCGTCGAGCGCAACCGCGACGTCGACTGGGCCGCCGTCGACGACGTGATCTACGGCTGCGCGAACCAGGCGGGCGAAGACAACCGCAACGTCGCGCGGATGTCGCTGCTGCTCGCCGGCCTGCCGCTCGGCCTGCCCGGCGCGACGATCAACCGCCTCTGCGGCTCCGGGATGGATGCGATCGGCGTCGCCGCGCGCGCGATCAAGGCGGGCGAGGCCGGCCTCATGATCGCGGGCGGCGTCGAGAGCATGAGCCGCGCGCCGTTCGTGACGGGCAAGGCGACGAGCGCGTTTTCGCGTCAGGCCGAGATCTTCGACACGACGATCGGCTGGCGCTTCGTCAATCCGCTGATGAAACAGCAATACGGCGTCGATTCGATGCCGGAGACGGCCGAGAACGTCGCGACCGACTACCGCGTGAGCCGCGCCGACCAGGACGCGTTCGCACTGCGCAGCCAGCAGAAGGCGGCGCGCGCGCAGCAGGACGGCACGCTCGCGCAGGAAATCGTGCCGGTGACGATTGCGCAGAGGAAAGGCGAGCCGGTCGTCGTTTCGCGCGACGAGCATCCGCGCGAGACGTCGCTCGACGCGCTCGCGAAGCTGAAGGGCGTCGTGCGGCCGGACGGCACGGTGACGGCGGGCAACGCGTCGGGCGTGAACGACGGCGCGTGCGCACTGCTGCTCGCGAGCGAGGCGGATGCGCAGCGTCACGGGCTGGTGCCGCGGGCGCGCGTGCTCGGGATCGCGACGGCGGGCGTCGAGCCGCGGGTGATGGGGATCGGCCCGGCGCCAGCGACGCAGAAGCTGCTCGCGCGGCTCGGGATGACGATCGGCCAGTTCGACGTGATCGAGCTGAACGAGGCGTTCGCGTCGCAGGGGCTCGCGGTGCTGCGCCTGCTGGGCGTCGCGGACGACGATCCGCGCGTGAACCCGAACGGCGGCGCGATCGCGCTCGGGCACCCGCTCGGCGCGTCGGGCGCGCGGCTCGTGACGACCGCGATGTATCAGTTGCATCGCACGAACGGCCGCTATGCGCTGTGCACGATGTGCATCGGCGTCGGACAGGGTATCGCGATCGCGATCGAACGCGTGTAA
- a CDS encoding enoyl-CoA hydratase codes for MAYENILVETRGRVGLITLNRTKALNALNDALMDELGAALRAFDADEGIGAIVLTGSEKAFAAGADIGMMATYSYMDVFKGDYITRNWEAVREIRKPIIAAVAGFALGGGCELAMMCDIIFAADTAKFGQPEIKLGVLPGAGGTQRLPRAVSKAKAMDMCLTARFMDAEEAERAGLVSRILPADKLLDEALAAAATIAEFSLPAVMMVKEAVNRAYETTLAEGVHFERRLFHSAFATEDQKEGMAAFVEKRKPVFKHR; via the coding sequence ATGGCTTACGAAAATATCCTGGTGGAGACGCGAGGCCGGGTGGGGCTGATTACGCTGAATCGTACGAAGGCGCTGAACGCGCTGAATGACGCGCTGATGGACGAGCTCGGCGCGGCGCTCAGGGCGTTCGATGCGGACGAGGGTATTGGCGCGATCGTGCTGACGGGCAGCGAAAAGGCGTTCGCGGCCGGCGCGGACATCGGGATGATGGCGACCTATTCATACATGGACGTCTTCAAGGGCGACTACATCACGCGCAACTGGGAGGCGGTGCGCGAGATTCGCAAGCCGATCATTGCGGCGGTGGCGGGTTTCGCGCTGGGTGGCGGCTGTGAGCTCGCGATGATGTGCGACATCATCTTTGCGGCGGATACGGCGAAATTCGGTCAGCCGGAGATCAAGCTCGGCGTGCTGCCGGGCGCGGGCGGAACGCAGCGCCTACCGCGCGCGGTGTCGAAGGCGAAGGCGATGGACATGTGCTTGACCGCGCGCTTCATGGATGCGGAGGAGGCTGAGCGCGCCGGCCTGGTGTCGCGGATTCTGCCGGCGGACAAACTGCTCGACGAGGCGCTTGCCGCGGCGGCGACGATCGCCGAGTTCTCGCTGCCTGCGGTGATGATGGTGAAGGAGGCGGTCAATCGCGCATACGAGACGACGCTTGCGGAAGGCGTGCACTTTGAGCGTCGCTTGTTCCATTCGGCGTTCGCGACTGAAGATCAGAAGGAAGGGATGGCGGCGTTCGTCGAGAAGCGTAAGCCGGTCTTCAAGCATCGCTGA